The sequence TAACCAGAGGATAACTTGGAGGAGAGACTCTGCTCTCTCTGATGGCTCTGCCATGCATGTAATCATCTCCATTTTCATGCTCTCCTTTTCTCTGTCTCTTGCATTTTGCTTATTTGAGTTGAAAATGCGGCAATGCAGGTTGATTTGGTGGGAGGGTACTACGATGCAGGGGACAATGTGAAGTTCGGTTTTCCGATGGCATTCACGACCACCATGCTCTCATGGAGTGTTCTCGAGTTCGGTGGGGTCATGAAGGGCGAGTTGCAGAATGCCAGAGAGGCCATTCGCTGGGGAACTGATTACCTTCTCAAAGCCACTGCACATCCTGGCACCATTTATGTTCaggtttcttttctctctttctttcatgtttttcctCACAACACTGTTAATTGGTTTGGTGGTGGTTGAAGGTGGGAGACGCTAAGAAGGACCACGCGTGTTGGGAGAGGCCAGAAGACATGGATACTCCAAGAAATGTGTACAAGATAGACAAGAGTACCCCCGGTTCAGAGGTGGCCGCGGAAACCGCTGCGGCTCTTGCAGCTGCTTCTCTTGTTTTCAAGAAAACCGACCCCACCTACTCCAAAATTTTGGTTAGGAGGGCCATCTCTGTAAGCATTCTTCTTTTGCTTGTTGTATACGTATACTTGTACGTATATGTATATATCTAATAACTTTGCCTTGTGTTTTTGGGTTCAGGTTTTCCAATTTGCTGATAAATACAGAGGATCATACAGCAATGGGTTGAAGCCATTTGTGTGCCCGTTCTACTGCTCTTACTCTGGTTATGAGGATGAGCTTCTTTGGGGTGCTGCTTGGTTGCACAAGGCTACTAGGAACTCCATCTATCTTAACTacattaaggttaatggacaaacACTTGGTGCTGCAGAATCTGACAATACATTTGGGTGGGATAACAAGCATGTTGGAGCAAGAATCCTTCTCTCTAAGGAATTTCTAGTTCAGAAAGTGCAAACCCTACATGACTACAAGGGTCACGCGGACAATTTCATCTGTTCCCTCATTCCAGGAACCTCTTTCTCTTCCGCACAATACACACCAGGTGGCCTTCTATTCAAGATGAGTGATAGCAACATGCAGTATGTTACATCCACCTCCTTCCTTCTCTTAACCTATGCCAAGTACTTGACCAAATCCCACACCGTCGTCAACTGTGGCGGCACCACCGTTACTCCCAAGAGGCTCCGTGCAATAGCCAAAAAGCAGGTGGATTACTTGCTGGGAGATAATCCCTTGAAGATGTCGTACATGGTGGGGTATGGTCCAAGGTACCCAAGAAGGATACACCACCGGGGATCATCTCTGCCGTCCATTTCTGTACACCCTGGCAAGATCCAATGCTCAGCAGGGTTCGGTGTCATGAACTCACAAGCCCCCAACCCCAACGTTCTTGTTGGTGCTGTGATTGGAGGGCCGGATCTGCATGATAGGTTCCCGGATCAACGGTCAGATTATGAGCAGTCAGAGCCAGCCACTTATATCAACGCACCTCTTGTGGGTGCACTCGCTTATCTTGCACACTCATTTGGCCAACTCTGACCACACTATCTTTGGTTAACTTTCAGGGTTATGTAAAAAGTGCACAAGGTGTAAGGGGATAAAGTGCTATGGTAAGGACCAGCCTCCCTATAACCTTGAAGCACCACGTAGGGTTTGGTGTTCTATTTTACAGTTTGTTGGCGTTTACGAGTTTAGTTATTGTAGTTTCGTGTGAGAAACGCCGTTAACTTGTGGTTGTGTGATTTTCTATATTAATTAAACTCTGTTGGTATCGGTGCATTGCGATGATTTGAGATTCTGGTGTAAGACAGCGGTGTTgttctaattagttaaaaaacCAACAAAGTACTTGAATATAAATCTCGTTTTAACTATCCTACTTGGTAGTTGTAAACAAAGTAAAGGGTATCTTGAATATATGAAGTAATTAGTTGTAAAAAACCAAGTAGATGTCtatatatcattattattattttatgaagGAATTTAGCATAGGGCTTATTCCTTGAAACCAGGAAATATTCCATGAATAAGGCTAGAAAGGGTAAGAAAAGTATACTGTATTAGTAGTTTAATACTAGTATATTTTGCAAATTTGCAGTAAGATGAGTAAAAGCAAGAATTGCAGTGGGTAGTGTGCAAGAGCACCCGATCAATTTATTTCTTTAGCTAGTTGCGGATAACGAGTATTTGACCGTTGAAAAGAGGGCGAAATGAAGAAAAAAAGGGGTCTTGGGAGACATGTGAACATATTGGGGAATGTGGACAACGGGGTCAAAAAGGCTGGTTCGGCTAGACCCTGTTGTGTTGTTGCAGGTGTCAGAAAGTGTAAGGCCTGCAACTCTCTTTTGAGGGAAGAGGGATAGCATGCCTCAAAAAACTGCAACAGAAAGCGTCCAATCTGATTGAGGATGGAAAGAAATTCCCCCAATGCAACTAACTGAGCAACTTCATTACATAGAACCAATGGCTGTGCTCGCCCCCACCTCAAAACGCCACAAGTCCCTTGGGCCCCCTTTGCCGTTTTCAGCCTCTTTCTACACAACTCACCTAAAAGTCTTTCTTACTTCATAAATGAAACAAACAAGGGATGGGATTGGGGTTGGGGACCATGACCGTGACCAATAAAAAGATACTCAAGTCTTCTATAACTTTGAGGCATAATTGACAACGTAGGTACCTAgttattataaatataaaatctTTCTAAGGAAATTGCATCAGTGTAATACTGTAGTCTTTCTGAGGGCAACGAAATTCCATCATGGTGCAATTGTTGTCTTAAACTTGGAATAATCCTAAAAACTCGCAAATTTGAGCTTTCAATTATATTCGAGCTTTCACAACAGCTTGGCTAAGTGCTAAGCCACGGGGAAACGATACATCCAACAATGAGTTCCCAGAATCACCGAGACAATCAGAGCTAACATGGACAACTATCCATGGAGCTCCTACATTTTTTGCAGAACAAGATTTTACAACACAAGAAGCAGACTTATATAC is a genomic window of Arachis ipaensis cultivar K30076 chromosome B06, Araip1.1, whole genome shotgun sequence containing:
- the LOC107645661 gene encoding endoglucanase 17; protein product: MCHFTFLGWLLLSLSLNMPLFLPSLFFLLTLLSTTLLSHSFPFPNHGHRPHPHRFASHNYRDALSKSIIFFEGQRSGKLPSNQRITWRRDSALSDGSAMHVDLVGGYYDAGDNVKFGFPMAFTTTMLSWSVLEFGGVMKGELQNAREAIRWGTDYLLKATAHPGTIYVQVGDAKKDHACWERPEDMDTPRNVYKIDKSTPGSEVAAETAAALAAASLVFKKTDPTYSKILVRRAISVFQFADKYRGSYSNGLKPFVCPFYCSYSGYEDELLWGAAWLHKATRNSIYLNYIKVNGQTLGAAESDNTFGWDNKHVGARILLSKEFLVQKVQTLHDYKGHADNFICSLIPGTSFSSAQYTPGGLLFKMSDSNMQYVTSTSFLLLTYAKYLTKSHTVVNCGGTTVTPKRLRAIAKKQVDYLLGDNPLKMSYMVGYGPRYPRRIHHRGSSLPSISVHPGKIQCSAGFGVMNSQAPNPNVLVGAVIGGPDLHDRFPDQRSDYEQSEPATYINAPLVGALAYLAHSFGQL